A window of the Eremothecium cymbalariae DBVPG#7215 chromosome 5, complete sequence genome harbors these coding sequences:
- the STN1 gene encoding Stn1p (similar to Ashbya gossypii AGR151W), translated as MLVVLGNRLSGVTEMDSQMYKITDFEVISFLNSKNVNSVMSDRTDHIIHYETLERSLSGTSSKSTQVIIPYFHPELLNLSQYFNDVTNCFIKDIQMCLPLSIKLYKYYNHSTNSGARHIIWFLNNPVTKVKLVGCVLGYNWRKRGGTSYLFLHLDDCTGTIWCECNKLICTVSQAESLVGRTVAVHGFVNLPSNTGNNSNLFMKSDSVTQIGNLSDEIQFWEVTMLCRKQLQHVWELEVSVIDSFYTQTISTDVGQPFSGEPNSGTTVDETTMEIASPNEEKSSLADSLSNDSGDNSDRELSDLNSIFNETIYLSEYNKNLQSDGKLETSSDDSDRDDLPVVQTIQVRYTMNQYKEALLEWFLANSSLAEVPYLEPMDKVDVLSQILDSIATVRFHKHPESGLSIGGIKQKLYADVIANFASMGVISVINQQYIIPAIGSLKQYINSRFETWTKLEIISGKIIYKQVREISGLTQMTTMFIIMLVKVLLRKYLSKMVTSVDNWYLDAKSEVQGYIIVRFYYTKFNPKKSH; from the coding sequence ATGTTGGTTGTTCTGGGCAACCGTTTGTCGGGTGTAACTGAAATGGATTCTCAAATGTACAAAATAACTGACTTTGAAGTAATCAGCTTTTTAAACTCGAAAAACGTCAATAGTGTGATGAGCGATAGAACAGACCATATTATTCATTATGAGACGCTAGAAAGAAGTTTGAGTGGTACTTCATCTAAGAGCACACAAGTGATCATCCCATATTTCCACCCTGAGCTTTTAAACCTTTCGCAATATTTCAACGATGTAACGAATTGCTTTATAAAGGACATTCAAATGTGTCTCCCTTTATCTATCAAGTTGTATAAGTACTACAatcattcaacaaattcaGGTGCACGGCATATAATATGGTTTTTAAATAATCCAGTAACGAAGGTAAAATTGGTAGGGTGCGTGTTAGGGTACAATTGGCGCAAACGAGGTGGCACGAGctatttgtttcttcacCTGGATGACTGCACTGGGACCATCTGGTGTGAGTGCAACAAGCTCATATGTACTGTATCTCAAGCTGAGAGCTTGGTTGGGCGCACTGTAGCGGTTCATGGCTTTGTGAACTTGCCAAGTAACACCGGAAATAACAGTAATTTGTTTATGAAGTCGGATAGTGTAACGCAGATCGGTAATCTAAGTGATGAAATCCAGTTTTGGGAGGTCACTATGCTTTGTAGGAAGCAGCTGCAACATGTGTGGGAACTTGAAGTGAGTGTTATTGATAGTTTTTATACTCAAACCATTTCGACGGACGTAGGCCAACCGTTCTCAGGAGAGCCTAACTCAGGAACTACAGTTGATGAAACCACTATGGAAATCGCAAGCCCCAATGAAGAAAAGTCCAGTTTGGCCGATTCCCTATCTAATGATTCTGGTGATAATAGTGATAGAGAGCTTTCTGATTTGAATAGTATCTTTAATGAAACTATTTATCTAAGCGAATACAATAAAAACCTTCAATCCGATGGGAAGTTGGAAACAAGCAGTGATGATTCTGACCGCGACGACCTGCCCGTAGTTCAAACTATACAAGTCCGGTACACTATGAATCAGTATAAAGAAGCTTTGTTAGAGTGGTTCCTGGCAAATTCTTCACTAGCTGAAGTCCCCTATCTTGAGCCAATGGATAAAGTAGACGTGCTGTCCCAGATTTTGGATTCAATTGCAACAGTACGATTTCACAAACATCCAGAGTCCGGTTTATCTATAGGGGGTATTAAGCAAAAATTGTACGCTGATGTAATTGCTAATTTTGCGTCCATGGGCGTTATATCAGTTATAAATCAGCAATATATAATACCTGCCATTGGTTCGCTGAAACAGTATATTAATTCCAGATTTGAAACATGGACTAAGTTAGAGATAATCTCCGGGAAAATAATCTATAAGCAAGTTAGAGAAATATCTGGCCTTACACAAATGACAACTATGTTCATAATAATGTTGGTCAAAGTTCTCCTACGCAAGTACCTCTCAAAAATGGTAACTTCTGTCGACAATTGGTACCTGGATGCGAAATCGGAAGTCCAAGGCTACATAATAGTGAGGTTCTACTATACTAAGTTTAATCCAAAGAAATCGCATTAA
- the RRP8 gene encoding 25S rRNA (adenine645-N1)-methyltransferase (similar to Ashbya gossypii AGR152W): MGLFQVEGWNLDSKKVLFDDAGKRTKSKKTKEHKSKSRKADINVEQLSSKPAESAQREVQVDRKRKHKDDEGRPVKRTSNQENAGPPKKKALTALQQKMLAKLTGSRFRWINEQLYTISSDDAVKLIQEQPQLFDEYHDGFRSQVQTWPENPVNVFMQQISQRAIKPVNAPGGLPGLKDKKVVIADMGCGEAQLSLEVSRFFQQGKKTFRKIAVQVHSFDLKKVNNRITVADIRNVPLPDNSCSIVIFCLSLMGTNFLDFIKEAYRLLTPRGELWIAEIKSRFSDNTGDEFVNALKLNGFFHKKTDAENKMFTRFEFFKPPKEIIEERKAKLERKQKFVEVETEKEELNNKRAKLPEGKWLLKPCLYKRR; this comes from the coding sequence ATGGGATTGTTTCAAGTTGAAGGCTGGAACTTAGACTCCAAAAAGGTGCTATTCGATGATGCTGGTAAGAGGACGAAATCTAAAAAGACTAAAGAACACAAAAGTAAATCAAGGAAGGCAGATATCAATGTAGAACAACTATCCAGTAAACCTGCGGAAAGCGCTCAAAGAGAAGTCCAAGTAGATAGAAAAAGGAAACATAAGGATGATGAGGGTAGACCGGTCAAACGGACATCTAATCAAGAAAATGCTGGGCCTCCTAAAAAGAAGGCATTAACTGCCTTGCAACAAAAAATGTTAGCGAAATTGACAGGTTCTCGGTTCAGATGGATTAATGAGCAACTTTATACTATATCTTCGGATGACGCGGTAAAGCTTATTCAAGAACAGCCCCAGTTGTTTGATGAATATCACGATGGGTTTAGGTCTCAGGTTCAAACTTGGCCTGAAAATCCGGTGAATGTATTTATGCAACAAATCAGTCAAAGAGCAATCAAGCCTGTAAATGCCCCTGGTGGTCTTCCAGGATTAAAAGACAAGAAGGTGGTTATTGCGGATATGGGTTGTGGCGAGGCTCAATTGTCATTAGAGGTTAGCAgattttttcaacaagGTAAAAAGACTTTTAGAAAAATTGCTGTCCAAGTGCATAGTTTTGATTTAAAGAAAGTGAATAACAGAATAACAGTGGCTGATATTCGAAACGTACCATTACCAGATAATTCCTGTAGTATTGTGATATTCTGCTTGTCATTAATGGGTACAAATTTCTTAGACTTTATTAAGGAGGCATACAGACTATTGACTCCTCGTGGTGAATTGTGGATAGCGGAAATCAAATCTAGATTCTCTGATAATACAGGAGATGAATTCGTTAATGCTCTAAAGTTAAATGGGTTTTTCCACAAGAAGACGGACGCGGAAAACAAAATGTTTACtagatttgaatttttcaagcCTCctaaagaaattattgaagaaaggAAAGCAAAGTTAGAAAGAAAGCAGAAATTCGTCGAAGTAGAAACTgagaaagaagaactaAACAACAAAAGGGCTAAATTACCAGAAGGTAAGTGGCTATTAAAACCTTGCCTCTATAAACGGAGATAG
- the PDC2 gene encoding Pdc2p (similar to Ashbya gossypii AGR150C), giving the protein MGLSIEQKYNICLMAERHPRWKQLELARWAYEVYQLPKCPSQGTISRLLAKKSVFMNTKEHEKSANRLRKPNNFLVRRILQEWASQSIWNGIPVTPPILQDTAQSIWHRIPPEMREGNGSFSYKWITHLLAKMDIAMDQELPKPPKVWTFEERADLKVYLSQLPSKDLFTLDETFLAYNLPLCFEQYETSGIQKRMEVITVMLCANMDGTEKLDPVVVGRYQNYLSFRTYFPDEHSGNVGSHENRRYNNYGQYFNNRVDNQSSNLNDHSSQADLHLGAQLAQKFGLTYCSNRKSWLTSNLFHDWLSSWDKRLVVNNRKIWIILDDSCSHRIINLRLKNIQLIYTSATSRFLPFNWGVFDEFKAGYRVQQYGALIDLQDTLAKQSGGVKRILPYSQTALTMSNAFKFIKLAWDAIPSNTIKLNWKSSGILPPELIRVDESLGITFKRNEALESKLDMLCKRYYCKKKWDYEMLLDLNIENKNTNFLSSAEIIESAIVDQWEPDEYCSDSTDESLIDGVSGNQTDALPANSESFNIAPFNNEDSSPSNSTNLVTQQPLHDHLNYPHAAHLQSGHENIMISGRQSTVSALIDRSEDQFVNTMQQDMITDQIFSDMFDIQGPSATAHEQASTMGRTTQSPSHIHQASHPPSRAEQQTPAYSELPPVPTNNTTSQQEDIELTLDQSPPLSSEDLDATDLGNYMAHISSNSQNPLSNERLVMLATLQTNIDIARSMENILKHAEIREVGLSESALKEMKASYCSCIKKINKARQFLNVTELRKRRSSLEKHLLGGTGNKQMENGSRSSPPNRLPVDRNVFFDTFAETSGDLTSAINRSSSS; this is encoded by the coding sequence ATGGGGTTATCTATTGAACAGAAGTATAATATATGCCTTATGGCTGAAAGGCATCCAAGATGGAAGCAGTTGGAATTGGCTCGCTGGGCTTATGAAGTGTATCAGTTACCGAAGTGCCCTTCCCAAGGTACCATATCTCGACTATTAGCTAAAAAGTCGGTTTTCATGAATACTAAGGAGCATGAAAAATCAGCAAACAGGCTTCGTAAGCCAAACAACTTCTTAGTGCGTCGAATCTTACAAGAGTGGGCATCTCAGTCGATATGGAATGGTATACCAGTAACACCTCCTATATTGCAGGACACAGCTCAGTCGATATGGCACAGAATACCTCCTGAGATGCGAGAAGGAAATGGATCATTTAGCTACAAGTGGATAACGCATTTGTTAGCGAAAATGGATATTGCTATGGATCAAGAGTTACCGAAACCTCCTAAGGTGTGgacttttgaagaaagagCTGATTTGAAGGTTTACTTATCTCAATTACCATCCAAGGATTTGTTTACATTGGATGAGACCTTTTTAGCTTATAACCTACCGTTATGTTTCGAACAGTACGAGACTTCTGGCATACAAAAAAGGATGGAGGTAATTACTGTGATGCTGTGTGCAAATATGGATGGTACTGAGAAACTGGATccagttgttgttggaagATACCAAAACTATTTGAGTTTTAGAACCTATTTCCCAGACGAACACAGTGGTAATGTCGGCTCACATGAAAATCGAAGATATAATAACTATGGGCAATACTTTAATAACAGAGTAGACAATCAAAGCAGTAACCTTAATGATCATTCATCCCAAGCCGATTTACATCTTGGTGCTCAGCTGGCTCAAAAATTTGGGCTTACCTACTGCAGTAACAGAAAGTCTTGGTTAACAAGTAATTTATTCCACGATTGGTTGAGTAGTTGGGACAAGAGACTAGTTGTTAACAAtagaaaaatatggataATTTTAGATGACTCGTGCTCCCACagaattattaatttacgtttaaaaaatatccaattgATTTACACATCCGCTACCTCGCGATTCTTACCCTTCAATTGGGGCGTCTTCGATGAATTTAAGGCAGGGTATAGAGTACAGCAATATGGAGCGCTAATTGATCTACAAGATACTTTGGCCAAGCAGTCGGGTGGTGTGAAGCGGATACTTCCGTATAGTCAAACTGCCTTGACAATGTCTAATGCTTTCAAGTTCATCAAGCTTGCGTGGGATGCCATTCCTTCAAACACTATAAAACTAAATTGGAAATCATCGGGGATTCTCCCTCCTGAACTAATTCGAGTGGATGAGTCTCTGGGGATTACATTTAAGAGAAATGAGGCACTTGAGTCTAAATTGGATATGTTATGTAAAAGGTATTACTGTAAAAAAAAATGGGACTACGAGATGTTGTTAGATTTGAACAtcgaaaacaaaaataccaaTTTTCTGAGCTCTGCGGAGATTATTGAGAGTGCTATCGTTGATCAATGGGAGCCAGATGAATACTGCTCTGATTCGACAGACGAGAGTCTTATTGATGGAGTCTCAGGTAATCAAACAGATGCTTTGCCTGCTAATTCAGAATCTTTTAACATAGCTCCTTTCAATAATGAAGATAGTTCTCCATCTAATTCAACGAATTTGGTTACACAGCAGCCTCTACACGACCACCTAAACTATCCTCATGCGGCTCATTTGCAATCAGGTcatgaaaatattatgatTTCTGGAAGGCAATCGACAGTTAGTGCACTGATTGATAGGTCTGAAGACCAGTTTGTAAATACCATGCAACAGGATATGATAACAGATCAAATTTTTAGCGATATGTTTGATATACAGGGCCCGTCTGCTACAGCGCATGAACAGGCCTCCACAATGGGCAGGACAACTCAAAGTCCATCACATATTCATCAAGCATCGCATCCACCATCTAGAGCAGAACAGCAAACTCCAGCGTATAGTGAACTACCGCCAGTTCCTACAAATAATACGACTTCTCAacaagaagatattgaactAACTTTAGACCAATCCCCACCACTATCTTCAGAAGACTTGGATGCCACTGATTTGGGAAATTATATGGCCCATATCTCTAGTAATTCACAAAATCCATTAAGTAACGAACGATTGGTTATGTTGGCTACGTTACAAACTAACATTGATATTGCTAGGTCTATGGAGAACATACTAAAACATGCCGAGATCAGAGAAGTAGGATTATCAGAAAGTGCTTTGAAGGAAATGAAAGCAAGCTACTGCAGCTGCATCAAGAAAATCAATAAGGCCCGTCAATTTCTAAATGTTACTGAACTGCGCAAAAGGCGTTCAAGCTTAGAAAAGCACTTGTTAGGAGGGACAGGAAACAAACAAATGGAAAATGGGAGCAGATCATCGCCTCCAAATCGATTGCCAGTTGATAGAAATGTATTTTTCGATACGTTTGCTGAGACTTCAGGTGATTTAACATCTGCAATTAATCGCAGTTCCTCTTCGTAG
- the CDC40 gene encoding Cdc40p (similar to Ashbya gossypii AER255C) produces the protein MPLVNNYSSTSEFEDEDSCNISDAKDSNPKGLRSKHIPASGQVVSTNNVTFSSLGSGTTKRYHFTKAELKAKRRKRSGSGPWGKWESSSDSDNNYEDGGIGSSHQYALDEGDFHSDDGADDGGEDIETSTFYGEKEKDYLGRGYLHTPSDIDINFNKEPLSFQCYLPKKIINVYDGHENGTTALKFLPKSGHLFLSGGNDNKLKIWDLYHDRRLLRDFCGHQKPIRDFNFTTDSKQFTSVSYDKFLKIWDTEKGAIIHRTKLTSVPNCVTFHPINNYELVVGLLNSEIKHYDTRDNYKNGLIQTYDHHTSSIIALKFFPNGSKFISSSEDKTIRIWDNQINIPIKQISDTAQHSMPWIEIHPEHNYFATQSMDNSIGVYSMKPKYKKHTKKIFKGHHSAGYGIRFDISPDGRYIASGDSMGRLFIWDWKTCRILKQFNAGTKDPLTNVAWNPQETSKVICSGNSGKIFLFD, from the coding sequence ATGCCTTTGGTTAACAattattcttcaacatctgaatttgaggatgaggacTCTTGTAATATATCTGATGCTAAGGACTCGAATCCAAAAGGTTTAAGGTCGAAACATATACCCGCTTCAGGGCAAGTGGTATCAACTAACAATGTAAcgttttcttcattagGCAGTGGAACAACGAAGCGGTATCACTTCACAAAGGCTGAGCTAAAGGCTAAGCGACGTAAGCGTAGTGGAAGTGGCCCATGGGGGAAGTGGGAGTCATCCAGTGACTCTGATAATAATTATGAAGATGGTGGTATAGGTTCTAGTCACCAGTATGCGCTCGATGAGGGTGATTTCCATAGTGATGACGGTGCTGATGATGGCGGTGAAGATATAGAAACCTCAACCTTTTATGGagaaaaggagaaagaCTACTTGGGTAGAGGGTATCTTCACACCCCTtctgatattgatattaattTCAATAAAGAGCCGCTATCATTTCAGTGCTATCTGCCAAAGAAGATTATTAATGTCTACGATGGCCATGAAAATGGCACTACAGCACTTAAATTTCTACCGAAGAGTGGacatttgtttttatctGGAGGAAACGATAATAAGTTGAAAATCTGGGACTTGTATCATGATAGAAGACTCCTTCGTGATTTTTGTGGGCATCAGAAGCCTATAAGAGACTTTAATTTCACTACCGACTCGAAGCAGTTTACAAGTGTTAGTTATGATAAATTTCTAAAGATTTGGGATACTGAAAAGGGCGCTATAATACACAGAACCAAACTAACTAGCGTTCCAAATTGTGTCACGTTTCACCCGATTAACAACTATGAGTTAGTTGTGGGCTTATTGAATTCAGAAATTAAGCATTACGATACTAGAGATAACTACAAAAACGGTTTGATTCAAACATACGATCATCATACGTCATCTATTATCGCACTAAAATTCTTTCCTAATGGATCAAAATTCATTTCGTCTTCAGAAGACAAGACTATAAGAATTTGGGACAACCAGATCAATATACCtataaaacaaatttcCGACACCGCCCAGCATTCAATGCCCTGGATTGAAATACATCCAGAACACAACTATTTTGCAACACAGAGCATGGACAATTCTATTGGCGTATATTCCATGAAACCgaaatataaaaaacatactaagaaaattttcaaaggTCACCACTCTGCGGGTTATGGTATACGCTTTGATATTTCACCGGATGGTAGATATATTGCATCGGGTGACTCTATGGGTCGCTTGTTCATTTGGGATTGGAAAACATGCAGGATATTAAAGCAGTTTAACGCTGGTACTAAGGACCCGCTCACCAATGTAGCTTGGAATCCCCAGGAGACCAGCAAAGTAATATGTAGTGGTAACTCTGGgaagatttttctttttgattaA
- the TVP23 gene encoding Tvp23p (similar to Ashbya gossypii AGR153C): protein MESIKQTYHTILKSSHPLILSFHLGGKIIPVVCYLFGSWIVSFTTQFTLIILLLALDFYLTKNISGRKLVQLRWWFDVTGTKSDSSTPFTFESYKQYQDYHGPGINPIDSKLFWWSTYLAPVVWATLGVFCIIKFEFIYLLLALLAIGLTGYNVYGFRCCDKWEPGNTNGSGSGSGSGSGSWMQIPSFPNLENIQQLARIQSFFRPG, encoded by the coding sequence ATGGAGTCGATTAAACAGACCTACCATACGATACTTAAATCTTCTCATCCATTGATACTCTCATTCCATTTAGGTGGGAAGATCATTCCTGTTGTGTGTTATCTCTTTGGGTCGTGGATAGTTTCCTTTACAACACAATTCACCCTTATAATTCTTTTATTGGCTCTCGACTTCTActtaacaaaaaacatCAGCGGTCGGAAGTTAGTCCAGTTACGCTGGTGGTTTGATGTAACTGGTACGAAGTCTGATAGTTCAACTCCCTTTACCTTTGAATCTTATAAGCAGTACCAAGACTACCATGGACCTGGTATAAATCCAATAGATTCTAAATTATTTTGGTGGTCTACGTACTTGGCACCTGTTGTTTGGGCTACACTTGGAGTGTTTTGTATTATAAAGTTCGAATTCatttatttgttgctgGCTCTACTTGCAATTGGGTTAACTGGTTACAATGTTTACGGCTTCCGTTGTTGTGATAAATGGGAACCTGGCAATACGAATGGATCTGGGTCCGGATCTGGGTCCGGATCTGGGTCCTGGATGCAAATACCATCATTCCCCAACTTGGAGAATATTCAACAACTAGCGAGAATCCAGTCCTTCTTTAGACCTGGTTGA